The Pan troglodytes isolate AG18354 chromosome 1, NHGRI_mPanTro3-v2.0_pri, whole genome shotgun sequence genome includes a region encoding these proteins:
- the MYOC gene encoding myocilin, translated as MPAVQLLLLACLVWDVGARTARLRKANDQSGRCHYTFSVASPNESSCPEQSQAMSVIHNLQRDSSTQRLDLEATKARLSSLESLLHQLTLDQAARPQETQEGLQKELGTLRRERDQLETQIRELETAYSNLLRDKSVLEEEKKRLRQENENLARRLESSSQEVARLRRGQCPQTRDTARAVPPGSREVSTWNLDTLAFQELKSELTEVPVSRILKESPSGYLRSGEGDTGCGELVWVGEPLTLRTAETITGKYGVWMRDPKPTYPYTQETTWRIDTVGTDVRQVFEYDLISQFMQGYPSKVHILPRPLESTGAVVYSGSLYFQGAESRTVIRYELNTETVKAEKEIPGAGYHGQFPYSWGGYTDIDLAVDEAGLWVIYSTDEAKGAIVLSKLNPENLELEQTWETNIRKQSVANAFIICGTLYTVSSYSSADATVNFAYDTGTGISKTLTIPFKNRYKYSSMIDYNPLEKKLFAWDNLNMVTYDIKLSKM; from the exons ATGCCAGCTGTCCAGCTGCTGCTTCTGGCCTGCCTGGTGTGGGATGTGGGGGCCAGGACAGCTCGGCTCAGGAAGGCCAATGACCAGAGTGGCCGATGCCATTATACCTTCAGTGTGGCCAGTCCCAATGAATCCAGCTGCCCAGAGCAGAGCCAGGCCATGTCAGTCATCCATAACCTACAGAGAGACAGCAGCACCCAACGCTTAGACCTGGAGGCCACCAAAGCTCGGCTCAGCTCCCTGGAGAGCCTCCTCCACCAGTTGACCTTGGACCAGGCTGCCAGGCCCCAAGAGACCCAGGAGGGGCTGCAGAAGGAGCTGGGCACCCTGAGGCGGGAGCGGGACCAGCTGGAAACCCAAATCAGAGAGTTGGAGACTGCCTACAGCAACCTCCTCCGAGACAAGTCAGTtctggaggaagagaagaagcgACTGAGGCAAGAAAATGAGAATCTGGCCAGGAGGTTGGAAAGCAGCAGCCAGGAGGTAGCAAGGCTGAGAAGGGGCCAGTGTCCCCAGACCCGAGACACTGCTCGGGCTGTGCCACCAGGCTCCAGAGAAG TTTCTACGTGGAATTTGGACACTTTGGCCTTCCAGGAACTGAAGTCCGAGCTAACTGAAGTTCCTGTTTCCCGAATTTTGAAGGAGAGCCCATCTGGCTATCTCAGGAGTGGAGAGGGAGACACCG GATGTGGAGAACTAGTTTGGGTAGGAGAGCCTCTCACGCTGAGAACAGCAGAAACAATTACTGGCAAGTATGGTGTGTGGATGCGAGACCCCAAGCCCACCTACCCCTACACCCAGGAGACCACGTGGAGAATCGACACAGTTGGCACAGATGTCCGCCAGGTTTTTGAGTATGACCTCATCAGCCAGTTTATGCAGGGCTACCCTTCTAAGGTTCACATACTGCCTAGGCCACTGGAAAGCACAGGTGCTGTGGTGTACTCGGGGAGCCTCTATTTCCAGGGCGCTGAGTCCAGAACTGTCATAAGATATGAGCTGAATACCGAGACAGTGAAGGCTGAGAAGGAAATCCCTGGAGCTGGCTACCACGGACAGTTCCCTTATTCTTGGGGTGGCTACACAGACATTGACTTGGCTGTGGATGAAGCAGGCCTCTGGGTCATTTACAGCACCGATGAGGCCAAAGGTGCCATTGTCCTCTCCAAACTGAACCCAGAGAATCTGGAACTCGAACAAACCTGGGAGACAAACATCCGTAAGCAGTCAGTCGCCAATGCCTTCATCATCTGTGGCACCTTGTACACCGTCAGCAGCTACTCCTCAGCAGATGCTACCGTCAACTTTGCTTATGACACAGGCACAGGTATCAGCAAGACCCTGACCATCCCATTCAAGAACCGCTATAAGTACAGCAGCATGATTGACTACAATCCCCTGGAGAAGAAGCTCTTTGCCTGGGACAACTTGAACATGGTCACTTATGACATCAAGCTCTCCAAGATGTGA